Within SAR324 cluster bacterium, the genomic segment ACGAAGCACATACTCATCTTCTTCTACCATCCACTGTTGCCAAAGTGGCAAGGCATCTTCCCCGTCTCGTTCCATTCCACGCTTCAGCCGTAATTCTCGATTTGTCTCAATGTAGATTGAAAAACTGAGATAACGACGAAATTGTAAATAGCTTTGTAGCCACTGAGAATTCTCGCCAGCTTTACGTTAAGTGTCTTTTTGCCGGCCCCAACAAAACTATTGATTACTATAATGCGGGTTTGCATTCTTTTTAGAGGGGTGGAACAGATGATCACTTTTGAGAGGTCTAGTACACTACTACTGTGGAAGGTAAATGCTACTAGAATTACTCTTTAACCTGCTACCGAGCACTTTACGAAATAGCGGTGGAAAGCAAAGAAGAAAGCGAAGTTAACCCCACGAGAACCCAATATCTTATGCATCTTGGAGATAAGAACGATCTGGTCACCCTTGCTTAGGAATACCAATGCGGCGATGTCCTTTCTTGATCAGAGTCAAAAATAGATCATGTTGACCTCTTTGGTCATCAGGAACAATTGCTAGGATGCCCTGATTATCGAAGCAGTTGATGATGATCATCTGCTGTCCCTGGTAGAGTAGAGGTAGTGCAATTTACTGATGCCAGTTTGCAACACAGAATTAGTCTTTCCACTCGATAAAGGAGGGAGGCATTGATTAGTATTTGAATACACTTGACCAGCCAACCAGTATTGATAATCGTCAGTGTAATACTTGCATTTGACAGCACTTGTTATTGTATGCTTTGTACAGTGAAGAGATCTGGCAGGCCTTGCAGTTCACTAAGTTCTGAAGACTGTGTACTGCCCCAGTGATCAAACTATTGATTCTACAGTTATTGGGGTGTGTTGAACCAGCTGCCTTAGATGTTGCGTCCAATTCGTTAACGGCCTGCTCTAACTGCTGCTGGATCTCTAGGCGAACTGGCACATCACCATTCCAAGCCAGTAGTTTTATTTTTTCATAAAATGTTTTGATACCGATCTCAAAAAGTGATGAATCTGCTGAGATACTATCAAACACTTTTTCAGAACCAGGCAAGTTGGTAGTCTACAAGCACAGATGAGATCGATTTGGTTTTTATTGTGCAAGGTTGACCGGTGCACTCAAAACCCTGCTAAAACCGCAGAATACCTAGACAGTGGCAACGTGCGAAGGGTATCGGCAAAAGGTATTTTTTGCCCAATTCGACCCGACGCCCCAGACAAAGTAGAGATAGTGAACAAGGCCCTTGCCTCCATTTGCTGTTTAGCAAGTATATTGTTTCTGAGTTCTCAAAATTTGTGGGCAGAAACTTCACTATGCTTGACTTGGGAGCCTGCTTTGGTTTGTCCTGCTTTTGCTGGGGAAGTACTGCCAAGATCTCCTGAACTGATGCAACGTCAGGCCTTATCGCGGTTACAGGATCGGGAATGGCTGAGTACACCAAGAATGGTATTTTGGCCAGAAAAGTACCCAGATGAGCCAACTTACTATGTTGAATCGAATGCCGCTAATCAGAATGAACGATTTTGGTATCACTTTGAGGCTGGTGGTGTCTGGCAGCAACTGCATTGGCTGATTTCCCAACCTTTTCTATACAGCGATGCAGAAAGTGGTCGTGGAGATCTATTAATAGGACTAGGGCTAAATAGTGATTTTCTAAGGGGAAAAATCCATAGCCTTACTCTAGGTGGTTTGCGGTTACCAACTGCTGATTCAGTAGTTGAACCGCGAGAATTTACTCAGCTTCTATTCGCTCAAAAACTGTTTTGGCAATTAGAACCGGGGCAGATGCTGTACCTCGGTGCTGGCTACATCCAGAAAGGTGAAGATCAGAAAAATTATGATCCTGGGGATGTGACTAGCTTTGATGTAGGCTTTGTCAGTCCTGTGACAAATCGTGATTTTCAATTGCAGGGTGGTTTCTTAATGGTCTGGCAATCTTCAGACACATTTCGAGATGCAGGACTGTATTCTAGGGAAAACCGAATTGATCTATTGTTAGGAGCTATCTTCTGGGAAAGATTACGCTTGGGCCTGCAATGGCCATTGCAGACTGATTCTGAATTTCGTCAACATTTTGACCGCCAACCTCTCGGGGAAGTCGGTTTCCACTTGCATTTCTAAGAATATGCGGACCTGTTTCTCTCTCCAATGGGCACTGGGATTGGTCATTTTTCTGTTGTTGATGGCTTGTACAGAGGAAACACCTCCACCAGCTCAGCAAGGAGGTACTCTGCAGGCTGAATTACAGTGGCCAACTAGTCGCAGTAACATCAGTAGTCCGTCACAATTGCCAGAAAACGTAGCATTAATTCGCGCAATTATCAGCGATGCAGCAGGTACTATTCTACGAGATCTAGATGGAAAACTACTAGACCGAACTGAGAAACGAGGGCAGGGGTATCTCTGGTTCAGCCGATTGTACAGCGGAACAAATCTGACTCTTGAAGTGCGTGGCTATGATAACGATTCCCACTTAGTCTATCAGCAGCGTGAGGACGGAATTACCGTTCAGCAAAATAAAATCACAGATCTTGGCCCGTGGACGATGGAAGAGACCGATACGGTGGCCCCATTTGATACGCGATTGATAGAACTAACAACGAATGAGTATGCGGGAATTACCAATGTTCAACTTAGTGCGAGAGACAACTGGGGTATATCCTGCTACTACATCTCTACATCACCAAATCGCCCAGCTTTGCCAACTTCTTCAAATTCTTGTTCTGCACCATGGAAAAATGCTAATGCAGAACGCTACTTCAGCACCATAGAGAATGTTGACCTAGGTTTAGATCTAGATCGTGAAATCGTCTCTGCAGTTGAGACTGTTCCAATCTATGTTTGGTTTGTGGATGAGCCGCGACCAGAACATCCTTACTCAGTATTCGAAAGGCGAATTTCCTTAGCCCAGCGAATGGATGTAGTGATCAATCATGGAGATGATGCACTCCCCGATAACCTCACAATCAACACAACTTGGAGCAATGATCGAAATTCTTCTTACCAGTCTTCGAGCAGTAATGATCTACTGATCGATCTAAGCGCTGTTGATGACTATGGCCTGACGGCTTATTTGCTTAGGGACGACGTCAATGAAACAACTCCAGCAATAGATGATCCCCGCTGGGAGGCAATTGCTAGATGTCCAGAACAAGCCAACAAAAACTTAGTTTGTGTGACAGAAGATAATCCGTCCTGGAAAGACTATCCTTTGCCACCTAAGGAGTGGGACGAGAAAGAGATAAAGTTTGAAAAGCAATCAGGTAATCAACAATTACGTTTCTGGATTCAAGATACTGGGGGCCAGATCCGCTCTTCTAGTTCTCTAACAATTAACGGAAGTAATGCTGCCCCTCGTATTCTGAAGGTGGTACTTAATCAATATGAACACACTACTAGTACAAGAAGTATCCGCTTAGATGTCAGCGCAGTAGATGATCAAAATATTCACAGTTATTACGTTTCACAAAGTCCTACCATGCCAGCCAATTCTAGCAGTTGGGTACTACTAGATGATAAGAGTCGCAGACAGGGTTGGATAGATCATTTCACTTTAGACAAGAACTTATCTCGTGGTTTACAAGAAGTGCATGTATGGGTGAGGGATAACAATTATCAAGTGAGCGATAAAGCAACAGCAACTATTGATTATATTCCTGAACCAGGTTTTGAACACCAGGCATGTTTGAGTAGTAACTGTGGACTAAAAGTTTTTGAACCCAATAAAAATTACACCCTAAGAATAGCATTGACTAGTGAACCAGCAGATGATGTTCCGATAGTTGTGTCTACAGATTCTGAAAAGCTTTTTGATAATGCGACTTCTAGTATTGCTAGGCACACCTTCCAGCAGGAAACATGGTCCTCAGTTTGGGAACTAAACTTTACCACTCCTGCCAACTTGAGCAGCCGTCCTGCTTTGATATACTTAGATTTTACTGTAAATAACCCAGTTGCTCACGATTACGAGTACTCTCGCTTAGGTCAGTATATTCTCAACACGTTGAACTACTAGCTTGTTCCCCATCCAGACCTCACTCAATCTCTTCTTCTCGAACAGCCCTTGACAGTGCTAGTCAAAAAGTTAGGCTCACGCACTTCGGATTGAAGGTGATCTGAAGTTATTTTTCCACCTCATTTCTCTAGAGGAAGTCTATGAAGAATGCTCGACTATCTTGGCAGTGGTTTGCTATCAGTCTCGTCTTACTGATGTCGGTAGCTGCAACAGCATCTGCTCAATCAACATGGGATGCCATCAAGGATCGTGGTTCGATCCGTGTAGGAGTCACTGAGGCTCCTCCCTGGTTTTCAAAGAATCCAGCTACTGGAGAGTGGGGAGGATTAGGCTCAGCTATCGGTAAACAGATGGCCAAGGAGATGGATGTGGAATTTGAGCCTGTCGAAGTGACTTGGGGCACGGCTGTCGCGGCTCTGCAAGCAAACAAGATTGATGTGATGTTCGTTTTGGACGCCACTCCCAAGCGTGCTCTTGCCGTAGATTTTCCAGCCCAACCGTTGCTGTACTATGCGTTGGCTGTGCTTGCTGATGATGACTTGAGCATCAAGACTTGGGAAGATCTCAACAAGTCTGGGGTCAAGATCTCTGTGACCCAAGGGACG encodes:
- a CDS encoding transporter substrate-binding domain-containing protein; translated protein: MKNARLSWQWFAISLVLLMSVAATASAQSTWDAIKDRGSIRVGVTEAPPWFSKNPATGEWGGLGSAIGKQMAKEMDVEFEPVEVTWGTAVAALQANKIDVMFVLDATPKRALAVDFPAQPLLYYALAVLADDDLSIKTWEDLNKSGVKISVTQGTTMDTYVSARLNKAEILRFPSNGESVAAFQSGRVNAVSLFHPPLIAMRKKIGRGQIVLPSPIRQSASSAGVRMEADKRWRDWVNTSVAYYYNTGQTQVWYEEFLQEFGVDPSSVPAIRREQW